One part of the Amphiura filiformis chromosome 5, Afil_fr2py, whole genome shotgun sequence genome encodes these proteins:
- the LOC140152246 gene encoding neutral cholesterol ester hydrolase 1-like, giving the protein MGDTISKSKAKLCEDIGFAHQLNVTRGFFATMTGLLCIFDANPITDSIVYVVKSVSSLVIHICDTLRLDFCRSATDDNDDLAVGDDVRTVDDNFDGVPVRIYRPYPESDTTPKPAIVYIHGAVVMGTVDVWDELIRMYAANMNATIVYVEYRLAPEHGFPAPLDDCMAVTRWVLRNAHHYQIDPDSISIQGDSAGAVIAAVITQTIAQEHQDDSRNPELKMLILMMPLLQGLDINLPSHNTNNGLFSGLLTKLFLAKFWVWYMGLDGDDYVTAILQGRHLPEEFRQSDRYQKIIGHDLLPDVFRTDIPTTNNKNINWTEHGQDNSTVEKLASYFLNPKFSPFMVENISPHHPHTLIITGGLDILRDDGVIYANRLRRAGVQVWWRHFVNGFHGCNAYWHGMIKVEIGHQIQKDTTDLVRAYLHEPNDRIYS; this is encoded by the exons ATGGGAGATACCATATCAAAGTCGAAG GCAAAACTTTGTGAAGACATTGGTTTCGCACATCAACTCAACGTCACTCGTGGGTTCTTCGCGACTATGACGGGTCTACTCTGTATTTTCGATGCAAATCCAATAACTGATTCAATAGTTTACGTTGTCAAGTCAGTGTCAAGTTTGGTGATACATATTTGTGACACACTGCGGTTAGATTTTTGTCGCTCTGCAACGGATGATAACGACGACCTGGCGGTTGGTGATGATGTGAGGACagttgatgacaattttgatggcGTACCAGTGAGGATTTACAGACCTTATCCGGAGTCAGATACCACTCCTAAACCAGCTATTGTCTACATTCATGGAGCAGTTGTCATGGGAACCGTAG ATGTTTGGGATGAATTGATTCGAATGTATGCTGCCAACATGAATGCAACCATCGTGTATGTAGA GTATcgattggcccctgaacatggttTTCCTGCGCCTCTTGATGATTGTATGGCGGTAACACGATGGGTACTACGAAATGCCCATCATTATCAAATAGATCCCGACAGCATATCTATACAGGGTGACAGTGCCGGTGCAGTTATAGCAGCGGTAATCACCCAAACCATCGCTCAAGAACACCAGGATGACTCTAGAAACCCAGAACTAAAGATGCTCATTTTGATGATGCCCTTACTGCAGGGATTGGACATAAATCTACCATCTCACAACACTAACAATGGCCTATTTTCAGGACTTTTAACTAAGTTATTTTTGGCGAAGTTTTGGGTTTGGTACATGGGATTGGATGGTGATGATTATGTAACAGCTATTTTACAAGGGAGGCATCTTCCTGAAGAATTTCGACAATCAGATCGCTACCAGAAAATCATCGGTCATGATCTTTTGCCTGATGTCTTCAGAACTGATATACCAACTACGAACAATAAGAACATCAATTGGACAGAGCATGGTCAAGATAATAGTACTGTCGAAAAACTTGCATCATATTTCTTAAACCCAAAATTTTCACCATTTATGGTTGAAAATATTTCTCCTCATCACCCGCATACTCTGATAATAACCGGTGGATTGGACATTCTACGAGATGATGGGGTAATTTATGCAAATCGTTTGAGAAGAGCGGGAGTTCAGGTTTGGTGGCGCCATTTTGTAAATGGATTCCATGGTTGTAATGCATATTGGCATGGTATGATTAAAGTCGAAATAGGTCATCAAATTCAGAAAGACACTACTGATTTAGTTAGAGCGTATTTACATGAACCAAACGATAGAATATATTCATGA